The genomic stretch TCATCTCCCTCACAGTTTAGTTGTACTTGATGAGTAAGAAATGCAAACCTGTAACACCCAGTGATCATCCTGTGATGTCTTACCAATGTTGAAaagtacacagacagaaaaaaccTGATGGAATAAAGCTCAACTGCAGCGAAGTGATGAACATCAAACCCAAAGCATTTTATCTTTTCATAAAAAGATAAACTTTATTAAAACTGCATGCAAATTCCATTATTATTCCCTGGTGACATCACTTAGTGAGAGGGAGCAGTGAGCACAGTGTCCAGGGCGCTCTGAGCCTCtctgatctgctgctgcagtctttGCTTCATAGCCTCGTTCTGGGCCTTCTTCAGCATGTCCTGCATGTCTCTGATAGCCGCCCGGTAGCCTGGGGCATTGTGAAACACTCGGATAGCCTTGTCGCCGCTACACACCAAGAAGCGCCCATTAATGTCAAATCTAAGGCCGGTTATCTCCTCACTGTGGACGCcatgcagctcctcctccagctgcccgCTGGCAGCGTCATACATGGCCACGTTGCAGCCATCACTGACGGCCACGATCCGACCGTCCGGTGACAAAGCCACGCGACTGCCTTCAGATGAGGAGCAGGGAACGGTCTTCAGGAGGTAGGGATCCTGCTGTTTTTTGTACTCCACGTCGGTGTTCCAGAGCTTCCACGTCCCATCTTTGGAGACAGTCACCATTCtgacaaaagggaaaaaaaaggaagtcaacaacatttcaaaataagagaggGGATAGAACCTCCACTCTCATTGTTTATATTATCAGTGTTAACTAAGCGTAAAAGCAGAAGTGGTATCACTTGTCTCATGTAGTCTTCATCACATAAGCAAATGGCTGCCTCACCTGCGAGAGTCATTGGAAAAGGCGAATGCATGAACTCCTGCAGAGTGACCCTTCAAGTCAAAGGCTCGCGCCACTTCTTTGAATTCTCCTCCTTTCCCAAAACAAACCTCCCAAACCTTCACATCAGGAGTGAAGCCACAGGATGCTACAAACCTGAGCACAGAAACGCACAGCACGCACAATCTTAGCCTGAATCACAAGATTCTTTGGGGTACAGACGTGACTTTTTGgcagctgcagaaaacaacaacatataatattctCTGCAGCAGTGTCAAGTAGCTAAATAAGCATTGTCAGAGGCATATATAttgtaagtaaaaaaaacaagaacatatATTTAGAGGAAATGGTGTGGGACTGACCTGCCACATGGTGAAATGGCAGCATACGAGTTGGTCATCTGGTTGGTGTTGATAGAGGCCAGTACCTCTCCTTTCAGGTCCCAGATGTGGATGCAGGTATCAGTGGAGGCACTCATGATAAACTTGCCTGAAGAGAACAAAACATGGTCGTAAAAATGAGTTtagacagagctgctgctaaaagccagataaaaaaagacattttattgtCCTGTACCTGTTTCTGCAATGCCAATGTTAAGAATGGGGGCCTTGTGTTTCTGCGGGAAATCCTCCGAGGCCGCTTTGAAGTTAAAAGTGCCATCATCCTTTTTGATCATTTTAAAGATTCTGATGGCATCTCCATTGGCCAACCAGGTGATGAATGCCCTGTAGTCAAAAGAAGGGAGTCAGTTAAGGAAGGAAGAAGATGAAACACAGATGAACTGTTTCATCTTCACAGCTCTATTATGACAGGGACAGACCTGGAGTCTGGGCTGAAGCTGACCAGTGTAGCATGATCTAGTTCTACATTGGCTCTCAGGCACTTGTGTTCCCGGTCCAGGAAGTCTTTGGTGCTCCAGATCCTTACGGTGCGGTCGTCGGAGCATGACGCCAGGTACTTCCCATTACTGCTGAAATCAAGGCAGGTCACGTTTCCGCTGTGGCCCTACAtcgatacaaacacacacacactcaaattaTGGCTTCAGAGAAGGGAACTGAACACTgtgggcttgtgtgtgtgtgtgcgtacctTCAATGAGGCTGCCAGCAGCGGATGGCTAAAACTGTGCTGTGAGGGTTTATCCTTGCGGCTGCGTTGCTTCTCCTGCTTCTGTTTCTTGGGGGCAGGACCCTTCGCCAAACTTGCTTCAGctacaagaagaaaaaaacttccAGTGTCCAGTAGCTCATAAAGAACACAACATACCACAActcacataaaacaaaacaataaacagttGAAGTTATTACAAATACTAGCAATAAAGTAATAAAGTGCCCAGATTAAGTTGATATGGCAGCAGGAATGAACGATCTCTTGAACCAGTTCATTGTAAAACAGTGGGGGAAAGGTCTCTGAAGGGAGAGGCGGCATGTTTTATAGCTGACCAAAGATTCTTGTCAAGTTTAAGTTAGATCTCAATTTATTGAGCCACCAATTAGGCACCAGAACAgttgttcagaatcagaatttctttatttatccctgaggggaaattctgttttgttacagacaaacagaaatcaaagataaattgaaatatataataaatatctaaatacctaaagaagaaacatatttcctactgtataaaaacctttacacagtaaagagcatgacatgaatgtacagtgtctgagtgactgttacagttcagagttcagtagtttgattgagacaggcaggaatgacttcctgtgtctcgcagtggtgcattgtgggagtcggagtctgttgctgaacaagctcctgtagctggtcagcacagtgtggagcgggtgagagggacagtccagtatagcctttattttggaccacatcctcctctgacacacctctgtcaggtgtatgttgtatgttattaaatacatataaatattgTCTCCACACACTTACGAGAGTAAAGTAAgtaaaagttgttttttaatacactcaCCTTTGTCTATGTTTTTGATATTGGCAGAAGACAAGACAGCTCAGGACGATAATTAGACTTTTTtctatataaaatatgtataaatTCATATAATGACTCAACAGAAAGCAGGGATGCCATTGGTCAGCCAATATAGCATTTGCTGATTGGCCAACAACAGGTGACAGCTACTCAAAAAGTTGCTGTGGCATCTATATCTAGCTTCGTGAACCAGGTTCTGTGTGAATACTGAttcacaatgaatgaatgaagacgTCATGACAGCGCTGCTGACTCTCCGCCCTCCCGACAGTCACCGCTTCTTACAGCAGCTACTAGCTCGAGTTACTAGCTAACAGGGTTCTTACCGGCAAACTCTGCTGcctgctctgttttctctcttatTTCTTCTTTCCGTCTGCCCACCGCCAACGCGACCAGAATGACCAGTGCACCCAGTAACAAAGTCAAGGCAACCAGAGCGGCTATCTCCATGTCGAAAGCGTTCTGCCACGTATTTTTGCACCGCAAACGTCTACTTGGCTACTACTACTCATTACTTGGGCAATGCGCATGCGCTTaacacttcttcttcctctaaTGCTGCGTTCGATTTTGTCATTTAAATCGTAAATACAAGCTTCCTAACGagaacttttaaaaaaaaaattatcataAATTAACCCATATACAAATTCATCTTATGAATATACTATCTAACGCCTTATAGTGACGAATTACTAcgaaaagaaagcagcaagatCGTGAATACAAATTGTAAAATCTCAGGGAATTTACTTACCGTACCTTATGCCAACCTGAAGGCAGCATAAAACTGCAGTCtttactgccacctactggccggaagGGCCTTTTTTTCAATAATTGGTGAACAAAACAAGTATTGATAGGATTGGATATTTCTGACCATGATTAACTGTAATAATTCGAATAAAaattaaaagattaaaaaaaaattaaagaattTCTCCccgggataaataaaggaactGCAACTATGTAATTTTTGCTTGAAAAATTACACAATTATAAATCATTTTTGAATATAATTGCAATTGACAGAAATGACCACCCAAATGCGTAACCCACTGCGCTTTCCATGTCTCCACAAATCCACCCCTCCACTCTTCAACACCATTTATCCATTGTTTTAACAGATGCCatcaattttaaaaaaaacatttttagtaaAGCAGTTTCCTCTATGTatacaaatttaatttaattttctaACAGTACACACATAGTCAATATTACTTTATTACCAGATGCAAACAGTATACGGTTGATGTCAATATAAAGCTGTGCGGAGGGTGGCTCTGGTCACATGGTCAttagagaagaaaaaacagaccTTGAGTGTGTTCTTGTTGGAACATCCACATCCAAATCTCAGGTTTTATTAATTCAAAATGTGACTGTCAAAAACTCCATCCCTGCTCACTTTTCACACGAGCAGATTATTACTGAAAacagatttcattctgataaaACAGCTGACATCAACTGATCATGGTGAAAGTAGGAAAcgataaaataaaaatccctGCGTCATCGTGAGATCTTCTGTAATACCAAGCAGATAAGGGCTCCAACTCAACAAACTGTAgacttttttaataaatgcgATGTTAGGTTAATATGGTCTACTGTGATCTACTGTAACAGTGATTTCAGAAGTTGGGATAATGTGTTGCTGTGCAGATATTTAAAGActcactatttatttatttataatgttACATCTGTATTAACAGTAACTGAAGCTAAAATCGACTCAATTCTGTCAAAACTGCTATTATTTCAGTGAACAATGATTCAGTGCCTGGAAGGAAACAAAAGAGGTAgtctggcacaaacacacatctcaGGATTCAGAGATCACAGATTCTTTTCACAGGCATGAACAGTTGAAGAGTTGGCTTTGGTTTGTCAGCACAAGTCAAAAGTAGTCATCCTAATTACATACTGAGCCGCTAACTACATCAGTATTGGCAATCGCTATCAAAAAAGGCCATCCACAGGAGGACTCTGGGAATGCTTGCAATGACAAAGAGTATGAAACAAGAACACAAGGGTCTGCACAAACTACGTTAAGACATTTACTAAGTCGCCCCTTTGAGTGCAGAAACACACCATTTACCATTCAGGATCAGACGgccaattaaaaaaataatttaaatgcaaatgtctCATAACTTTACATTTACACTGCAGTGTTGTGTACCTCATCTGAATCAACTGTGCATTTCACCCTATTCAGACTCATTCAAATATACTCAAATATTTGCTAACATACAAACCAGTGAGCACTTTacgtaa from Parambassis ranga chromosome 14, fParRan2.1, whole genome shotgun sequence encodes the following:
- the tbl2 gene encoding transducin beta-like protein 2, whose amino-acid sequence is MEIAALVALTLLLGALVILVALAVGRRKEEIREKTEQAAEFAAEASLAKGPAPKKQKQEKQRSRKDKPSQHSFSHPLLAASLKGHSGNVTCLDFSSNGKYLASCSDDRTVRIWSTKDFLDREHKCLRANVELDHATLVSFSPDSRAFITWLANGDAIRIFKMIKKDDGTFNFKAASEDFPQKHKAPILNIGIAETGKFIMSASTDTCIHIWDLKGEVLASINTNQMTNSYAAISPCGRFVASCGFTPDVKVWEVCFGKGGEFKEVARAFDLKGHSAGVHAFAFSNDSRRMVTVSKDGTWKLWNTDVEYKKQQDPYLLKTVPCSSSEGSRVALSPDGRIVAVSDGCNVAMYDAASGQLEEELHGVHSEEITGLRFDINGRFLVCSGDKAIRVFHNAPGYRAAIRDMQDMLKKAQNEAMKQRLQQQIREAQSALDTVLTAPSH